A genomic region of Fundulus heteroclitus isolate FHET01 chromosome 24, MU-UCD_Fhet_4.1, whole genome shotgun sequence contains the following coding sequences:
- the LOC105918779 gene encoding LOW QUALITY PROTEIN: NLR family CARD domain-containing protein 3 (The sequence of the model RefSeq protein was modified relative to this genomic sequence to represent the inferred CDS: deleted 1 base in 1 codon) → MEVPVEEDENGAKPSACGKEPEGQIHRSRAESPASSCLSMKSDHSKGLHQDFSNEPSDSKGQIHRSRAESGASSCLSMKSDHSKGLHQDFNNEPSDSKSCHGFELFGPDAGHTHEIESRFNTFLSFTQALQRLKCLVLTAQIIGEVCGWRGNEHSLRTENEREPVVSSACSVSVKADVGLDVLAEHKAFLRRRNECVTEGSAETGRTTLLNKIYIELYITEGQSEEVNTQHEVRQLETATKRKALHDTPIRCHDIFKPLPGQLGPIRVVLTNGVAGIGKTFSVQKFTLDWAEGLENQDVRVVVLLSFRELNLIRDEQHSLLSLLHVFHPTLQRLPAERLARQKLLFIFDGLDESRLALDFNHSRLVSDVTQKSSVDVLLTNLIKGNLLPSALVWITSRPAAANRIPPECFDRVTEVRGFTDPQKEEYFRRRFSDEELSSRIISHIKTSRSLHIMCGIPVFCWITATVLENMLTTEQKGELPKTMTDMYSHFLLVQTRRKKEKYHEGHGRSPQELMEADKEVLLKLGRLAFEHLKEGNIMFYEEDLQQCGLDVTKALVYSGVCTEIFKRESVIFQKAVYCFVHLSIQEFLAAVYMFHCFTSRNKEVIERFLGKKCKKFSLQDFLSVMMGKAFRSNTGHLDLFVRFLHGLSVESNQRLLGGLLGQTENSPESLQKVTDKLKKMNTDKISPDRSINIFYCLMELRDLSIYQDIQELQKSEMKSDRKLSEVHCSALADMLQMSEGVLDELDVEKYNTSDKGRLRLLPAVRNCRKARFFNCGLSRTHCEVVASALRSSPSHLIQLDLSWNDIKDSGTKILCSGLESPNCRLEVLRSVHWCCCFDFCIGLKPDSQTFSHICSGRNGTNFIFSTHTHMLHFSFRLELCSLSEVSCAAVVSALRSNPSHLTELNLSENEKLKDAGVKELCGFLQSPLCKIKTLRLWGCKLSGVSCASLASALRSNPSHLTELNLSWNYELKDAGVKELCGFLETPHCVIETLSLKDCGLSEISCASLASALKSNPSHLSELDLSENCLKDQDLKPLRKLLNSPGFKLETLRWRLKSF, encoded by the exons ATGGAGGTTCCTGTGGAGGAAGACGAGAACGGAGCCAAACCTTCAGCCTGCGGGAAGGAACCAGA AGGTCAGATCCACAGATCAAGAGCAGAGTCCCCGGCATCCAGCTGTCTGTCCATGAAGAGTGACCACTCCAAGGGTCTCCATCAAGACTTCAGTAATGAACCCTCAGACTCAAA AGGTCAGATCCACAGATCGAGAGCAGAGTCCGGGGCATCCAGCTGTCTGTCTATGAAGAGTGACCACTCCAAGGGTCTCCATCAAGACTTCAATAATGAACCCTCAGACTCAAA ATCATGTCATGGTTTTGAGTTGTTTGGCCCAGATGCAGGACACACTCACGAGATAGAGAGCAGGTTtaacacatttctttctttcacacaAGCGCTACAGAGGTTGAAATGTCTGGTTTTAACAGCGCAGATAATCGGCGAGGTCTGCGGGTGGCGCGGGAATGAACACAGCCTGCGGACAGAGAACGAGAG GGAACCGGTGGTGAGCAGTGCTTGCAGCGTCTCTGTAAAAG cGGATGTTGGCTTAGATGTTTTAGCTGAACATAAGGCCTTTCTGAGAAGGAGAAATGAATGTGTCACCGAAGGAAGTGCTGAAACAGGAAGAACAACCCTCCTCAACAAGATCTACAttgagctctacatcacagagggacagagtgaaGAGGTTAATACCCAGCACGAGGTGAGGCAGCTGGAGACGGCTACCAAAAGAAAGGCCCTCCATGATACACCCATCAGGTGCCATGATATCTTTAAACCTTTACCTGGCCAACTTGGACCTATCAGAGTGGTGCTGACCAATGGCGTCGCTGGTATTGGTAAAACCTTCTCGgtgcagaagttcactctggactgggcagagggcttggagaaccaagatgtccgtgtggtggttctgctgtcgttcAGGGAGCTGAACCTTATCAGAGATGAGCAGCACAGTCTTCTCTCGCTGCTCCATGTTTTTCATCCAACCCTCCAGAGGCTCCCAGCAGAGCGGCTGGCTCGCCAGAAACTTCTTTTCATCTTTGACggcctggatgaaagcagacttgCTCTGGACTTCAACCACAGTCGGCTGGTTTCTGACGTCACACAGAAGTCATCAGTcgacgttctgctgacaaacctcatcaaggggaacctgcttccctcggctctggtctggatcacctcccgacctgcagcggccaatcgGATCCCTCCTGAGTGTTTTGACAGGGTAACAGAGGTCCGAGGCTTCACCGACccccagaaggaggagtacttcaggaggaggttcagtgatgaagagttgtccagcagaatcatctcccacatcaagacctccaggagcctccacatcatgtgtggaatcccagtcttctgctggatcactgctacggttctggaaaacatgttgaccacagagcagaaaggagagctgcccaagaccatgactgacatgtactctcacttcctgctggtccagaccaggaggaagaagGAGAAGTACCATGAAGGACATGGGAGAAGTCCACAGGAGTTGATGGAGGCTGATAAGGAAGTTCTCCTGAAGCTAGGGAGGCTGGCGTTTGAACATCTAAAGGAGGGAAACATCATGTTCTATGaagaagacctgcagcagtGTGGTCTGGATGTAACAAAGGCCTTGGTGTACTCGGGTGTTTGCACAGAGATCTTCAAGAGAGAGAGCGTGATCTTCCAGAAAGCAGTCTACTGCTTCGTTCACCtgagcattcaggagtttctggcagcagtctacatgttccactgcttcaccagcaggaacaaAGAGGTGATTGAGAGGTTCCTGGGGAAAAAGTGCAAGAAGTTTTCTCTTCAGGACTTCCTGAGCGTGATGATGGGGAAAGCATTTAGAAGTAATACTGGCCACCTGGACCTG TTTGTCCGCTTCCTTCACGGCCTCTCTGTTGAGTCCAACCAGAGGCTTCTCGGAGGTctgctgggtcagacagagaacagtccaGAAAGCCTCCAGAAGGTCACTGACAAGCTGAAGAAGATGAACACAGATAAAATCTCCCCTGACAGAAGCATCAACATCTTTTACTGCCTGATGGAGCTCAGAGACCTGTCCATTTATCAGGACATCCAAGAGCTCCAGAAGTCGGAGATGAAATCGGATAGGAAGCTCTCAGAGGTCCACTGCTCAGCTCTGGCCGacatgctgcagatgtcagagggggttctggatgagttggacGTGGAGAAGTACAACACGTCAGATAAAGGACGGCTGAGACTGCTCCCAGCTGTGAGAaactgcagaaaggctcg ATTTTTTAACTGTGGGCTCTCGCGGACTCACTGTGAAGTGGTGGCCTCCGCTCTGAGGTCCAGCCCATCTCATCTGATTCAACTGGACCTGAGCTGGAATGACATAAAAGACTCTGgaacaaagatcctgtgttctggactggagagtccaaactgcaggcTGGAGGTGTTGAGGTCTGTTCACTGGTGTTGTTGCTTTGATTTCTGTATCGGCCTAAAACCTGATTCACAAACGTTTTCTCATATCTGTTCTGGTAGAAATGGGACAAATTTCATATTTTCCACACACA CTCACATGCTTCATTTCTCATTCAGGTTGGAGCTGTGCAGTTTGTCAGAGGTCAGTTGTGCGGCTGTGGTCTCGGCTCTGAGGTCCAACCCATCCCATTTGACAGAACTGAACCTGAGCGAGAACgaaaagctgaaggatgccggagtgaaggagctctgcggGTTTCTTCAGAGTCCGCTCTGCAAAATAAAGACTCTGAG ATTGTGGGGCTGCAAGTTGTCAGGGGTCAGCTGTGCCTCTCTGGCCTCAGCTCTGAGGTCCAACCCCTCTCATCTAACAGAGCTGAACCTGAGCTGGAACTATGAGCTGAAGGATGCTGgcgtgaaggagctctgtgggtTCCTAGAGACGCCGCACTGCGTGATAGAGACTCTGAG